The DNA window GTTGCTGATGGGCAAGCAACTCTCCCGGCAAAAACCGGAGCAGCAGGACGTGTTTACCCGCTGGCTTGAACTGGAAGGCAGTTACCCGGACTTCGTTACCGGAAAAACCGTCGAGTACAAAGCCCGGCGCGCGTACCTGGGCGCTCCCTTGATGTTCGGGGCAGGAATCGTGTCCGGTTTGCTCGGAATCGGGGCTGGCGCGGTGAAGGTCCTTATCCATGACCTGGTGATGGGCCTTCCACCCAAGGTTTCTACGACTACCAGCAATCTGATTATCGGTGTCACGGCGCTCGCCGGAACCAGCGTGTATCTGGCCGCCGGGCTTATTAATCCAGGGCTGGCCGTACCGGTCATTCTAGGAGTGGTTGCAGGGGCGTTCGCTGGCACGCGAGTCCTGGTTCGCCTGACCAACAGGTCCGTGCAGCTTTTCTTCCTGGTGATTTTGCTGGTTCTTGCGGTTGAGATGATAGCCAGGGGCGTGCGGGGTATCTAAAGATGGGCACACCAGAATCTTCCACCAGAACCGGGTCCCTGCGGGAAGCGCGGCAGTTTGAGATGGATACCCTGGTGGGCGTTATCCTCCAGGACGGCGTTCTGCTCAGCCTGGGTCTGATCATCACCGGGCTCTTCTGGAGGTGGCACCGCACCGGCGGCGTGGCGTTGGACTATCAGATTGCCGGCACGAACCTGTTCGAATTTGTAACAGGAGAAATTCGCCTCGCCGTTCACGGCACCGTCCGGCCCCGCCTGCTGGTCAACCTGGGCATCGCCGTCCTGATGCTCACGCCCTTCATTCGCGTAGCGGCGTCAGTGGTTTACTTCATGGGCGTCCTCAGAAACTGGAAGTACACCTTCTTCACCGCTGTCGTCCTCATCGTTCTCACTTACAGCCTCTTCCTGCGTTAGCAGATGGGTTGATATGCCACGGGCAGTCCGCATCCCGCAAATTCCTGCTAATAAATCGCCCTGGACCGGATGGTGTGCGGTATGCTTTCAAGCGCGCTGATCAGGCCCGGGTCCCACTCCTGGTTGATGTCGAGCAGGGCATAGCCGATTTCGCGCTTGGTATCCAGCACCTGGCGTTCCACATTGATTCCCCGGTCTCCGATCACCTTGTTGATGGCCAGCAGCATGCCAGGCTGGTTGCGGTGGATATGTACCAGGCGGTGGTTCTCCGGCGCGCGTTCAAGCCGACAGTGCGGGAAGTTGACACTGAGGACGGTGTCACCAGCCTCGACGTAGCGATGGAGCCGCACTGAAACCAGGTGCGCGATGTGAAGCTGGGCTTCCTCCGTGCTTCCGCCGATGTGCGGCGTGAGGATCACGTTGGGAAGGTTCTGCAGCGAGTCGGAAAAAGCGCCACCCTTGGCCTTCGGCTCATTCGGGAATACGTCGATGGCCGCGCCTTTCAGCTTTCCGCTGCGCAGGTTTTCTGCCAGCGCCTCGTGGTCTACCACAAAGCCCCGGCTCAGGTTCAGAAAATATGCCCCATCTTTCATCAGCCGGAACTCTTCCGCGCCGAAGAACCCGCGGTTGTGCGGACGGCCGTCAACGTGGAGGGTTACAAAGTCCGATTTCTCGAGCAGCTCTTCAAAACTCACCTTTTTGGCGTTTCCGCGCGCCAGCACCTCCGTGACATCGTTGAAGATCACTTTCATCCCGATCGACTGGGCCAGGTCTGAAAGTTGCGAGCCGATTTTGCCGTAGCCCACAATGCCCACCGTCAGGCCACGCACCTCGTGGCAGCCTGCGGCGCTCTTCTGCCATGATCCCTGGTGCAGGGCCACACTGCCTTCGAAGACGCGCCGGGCCAGCATGACGATCTCGCCCAGAACCAGTTCGGCCACGGAGCGCGTGTTGCTGTGCGGATCATTGAAGACCGCGATGCCGCGGTCTGAGCAGGCGGACAGATCAATCTGGTCGGTGCCGATGCAGAACGCGCCCACCACCAGCAGCCTGGGTGCGGCGTCCAGCACGCGCGCCGTGACCTTCGTCTTCGAGCGGATTCCCAGCACCCCCACATCTTTGACTTCTTTGATGAGCGTTGACTCATCCAGACTGCCTTGCAGCGTTTTCACCTCGTAGCCGTCTCGAATGAATGGAGCGGCGGCGGCTTCATGAATGCTTTCGAGAAATAGTGCTTTCATCTTAGGGTTCTCATCCTCGCTTTCGGGCCGGCCACGAATGGCCTCGCACTCTTATGATCATAAGGCTGATGCGAAACTTACTATTGTAGTGCCTGCGCCCGCACGAAGCGAGCCGTTCCGGAAGCGGCGGTCCGCACACGGAATTTTCCATGATTTTCTGTTATTAGATTGGAAGGGTTCTGGCAGGTAAAGCGGGGAACTGCAGTGTTCAAAGTCAGATTGAAAGTGATGCGAGGCCGCGCCTCGGATCGATCTTTCCTGCCACTGGGATGGCTTAGGACAACGGCTGCCGCCTCAATAATCCCCTCGTTTCCATTCTGAGCGCGTCACAGACCGGCGCTCAGGGCTGCGGAAAACGGCCATCTGGCGCGATTGCCTCCCGCGGCGTGGGTCCCTCTCGCGAAACGCTTGAAAATAGACGAAAAACAGGATACTGAGAGCTACCAGAAACTGCAGGATCAATGTCATTTTGGCCCCCCTCCCCACGGGTGTGCTAACCTGAAATGACAATCTCATCCTAATCCCCGGCCCTGAAACTTACAATTCAACTTTAGTTCCAAAGGCACTGGTACAGGGGTTTCGGGGCTATGACCGGCATTGCCGGCAAGTCTTGAAAAGCCTGGAGGTTAGTTGATCCCTCGCGGCGAACGAAGAAGTCTGATTTGATTGGATCTGAGATGTTCAGGGCAGGATTCCAGCCGGGCTTCTCGAATGTGATATGAGACAGTGCCGATGGAGCGCGCAATAGCGCCCGTGCAGGACCTTTTGCGTTCTTATTTTGCCGCGGACGTCAAATCTCGTTCGGAGAGGGCGAATGGCCGAAGAGAGATCGAACAATTCTTGCCAGCCCGAACAAAAAGCCCTCGGTGGAATGGCGATGATGGATGTATCGCTCGACTAATTCGAACGTCTTTTGATCATGGACCTCGGCGTTGATTACAAGCACTTTTCCCACCATGCTCGGCCAGACCTCTCCAATGCCGTAACCTCTGCTGGCAGGCCTTTCTTGTGAACACCTCAGGTCAAGGATGGCGGTGTCAAACGACCTGCGGTCAACCGTTGATAAGTCAATCCTTGTGCTTGGGGCCGCCGCGCGCCGGCTGTCCAGTTTCTTTACCAGAGTCAGAAGGTTCTCGATGGATGGTTCGTCTGCAACAATCAGGACTTTCCGGTTGGCTGACTTGTTTGCTATAAAAACCCTGCAGGAAGTACGTTCACTTGCAGAATTATGGACTGCCTTGAGACCTTTCTCTAAATTCACGCCTAAAACCTCCCCTTTCCAAGCCCGTAACCCCCGAGGTGAAGGTTATATGGCCTGAAAAGTCCCCCTTTCGCTTGCATCCTGATAGCATGACAGGCAGGACAGGAAAACCGAAGATGGGAATAAACCGCAACTTCCTCTCCTGCCATGGCCGTTAGCTGCTACGCGATTGATAAAAAGCAACTTACAATATTACCAGCGTCAGCACAATCTGCAAAAGCGTCTTCCCTTGGCGTGCCACAGCCAGATTACACTACGGCTCAATACACTGCCATGCTACCCCTTCGACAAAAAGTAGCCAATGTTACTTTAGTACTACCCCCATGGTTCGGCTGGATTCCATGTCAGTCCAGACTTTCCGAATGGCGCTTTAAAATCTTTGGTTTCCGGCAGTGTCCCCCGTAAGGCGTGCGGTGCAAGCCTGCCCACATTCTCATTCACAAGCCCGTAGTATACTGAGCGCGGCGTTTTATCCAGTAAAACGAATTGGCCGGACAAGTCGGCATAAGTCGGGTACGGCCCCAGGAGGAGGTTATGGAACGCGAATATGCGTTTGAGATGGTGACATCTGGCATCCGCTTCGGAGCCGGGGTCACGCGCGAACTTGGCGCAGAATTGTCAGACCTGGGCAAACGGCACGTTCTGGTCTTCACGGACCCAAACCTGCGTAAGCTGCCGCCGGTGGCCACGGTGCTTGAGTCGCTCAGCGCGGACAAAATCCGTTTTTCAGTTTTTGACCGGGTGCGCATCGAGCCCACCGACGAATCGTTTAAGCAAGCCATTGCTGCGGCGCAGAGCGATGACTTTGATGCGTTTGTGGCAGTGGGTGGCGGCTCAACCATGGACACTGCCAAGGCCGCCAACCTTTATTCGTGCTATCCGGCTGACTTTCTGGAGTATGTTAACCCGCCGATCGGCAGAGGCCAGCCCGTCCCCGGACCCCTCAAGCCGCTGATTGCAATCCCAACCACTGCGGGCACCGGCAGCGAGACCACAGGAGTGGCTATCTGCGACCTGGAGTCGCTCCATGCCAAGACGGGAATTGCGCACCGCCGGCTCAAGCCCACCATCGGCCTTGTAGATCCCGAGAATACGCGCACCCTGCCTCCCGAGGTGGCAGCCTCTTCGGGGCTTGACGTGCTATCGCACGCCATCGAATCTTTCACGGCACTGCCTTACCTCGAACGCCCGCGGCCTGAGCGGCCGATTATGCGTCCGGCGTACCAGGGCTCGAACCCCATCAGCGACGTCTGGAGTCTGGAGGCGCTGAGGCTCACGGCAGCCTGCCTGAAGCGCGCTGTGGCTGATCCGGGCGATGACGAGGCCCGGGCATCCATGCTGCTGGCCTCGTCGTACGCCGGTATCGGATTCGGAAACGCCGGTGTTCACCTCCCGCACGGCATGTCGTACCCGGTGTCGGGGCTGGTGAGGAATTTTCGGCCTCGAGGCTACGACGTTGACCATCCCCTCGCGCCACACGGGATCTCGGTGATCCTGAACGCGCCGGCGGTCTACCGCTTCACCGCGCAAGCGTGCCCGGAGCGGCACTTGAAAGCAGCGGAAATACTCGGCGCAAAAGTCGCTGGAGCGAAGCTGGAAGATGCGGGCAGGATCCTCGCCGACCAGGTGGTCAAATTCATGCACGACCTCAAGGTTCCCAACGGTCTGCGCGAACTTGGCTACGGGACCAGCGACATTCCGGCCCTTGTTGAAGGCACGCTACCGCAGCATCGCGTCACCAAACTCTCCCCGCGGCCCGCGTCAGCCGACGACCTGGCCGAACTTTTCTCCAACGCCATGACCGCGTGGTAGGGACGCGCGCAATTGCTATTCAGAGCGGCTTCCGAATAAAGGAGGGGAAAATGACAGACAACTCCACGACACGGAGAAAATTTCTGGGGCAGGCGGGCGTGGGATCGCTGGCTGCGGTGGGAATGGGCGCCCTTTCGCCATCGACAATGGAAGCTCGAGGCCGCACCGAGTCAATGAAGATCATCAGGATTGAGGCCGTGACTTTCAGAAGAGACCTCCACATCGGAGGCGGCTCCGGCAGCCGCGACGATGGGGCCGAGTTCATGTGGGTCAGGCTTCACACCGACAAGGGCATTACCGGGACGGGAGAGACCTATCCGTGGAATAACGGCCAGGTTGGAGCGCTCGAGGATTATTCAAGGGAACTCAAACTGATCGGGCGTGACCCGCGCGACATCGAGGGGGTCTGGCGCGATTTTTATTTTCAGATGGCGATGCGAAACGCCGGGGGAGCGGATATGCGGCTCCTCAGCGCGCTCAACATGGCCCAACTGGATATTCTGGGCCAGGCTGCCGGCCTGCCTCTTTACCGTGTCCTGGGCGGAAAAACGCGCGAGCGCGTGCGCGTCTACAACACAACCACCGACTACTGGGCAATCAATAACATGAAGATGGGCCCGGACACGATGAAAATTGTCCGCTTTCTTCTGGACCGTGGAATCACTGCCATGAAGATCTATCCCTTTCGTGCGCCAGAAAAATATCTGTCCAATCACGCCCTCGAGCAGGGAATGAAATGGATTCGCGACATCCATGACGGAGTGGGCAACCGGATGGACATCTGCGTGGACTGCTGGGGGAATTTCGACTTGCCAAGTGCGGCGCGGATCGCAAAGGCCCTGGAGCCTTACAACATTATGTACCTTGAGGACGTAATGGTGAACACCAACGCTGACACGTACGCTGCGCTTGCCGCCAAAACGAGCGTGCCGCTGAACATGAGCGAGACACTAGCCACCCGATATGAGTACCGGCGCTTCTTTGAGCGCAAAGCGTGCTCGGTGGCGATGTATGACCTCTGCTGGTGCGGTGGCCCGACGGAAGCAAAGAAGATCGCCGATATGGCTGATGCCTATTCCATTCCCACTTCACCGCACACGTGCGGCGGCCCGCTGCTTTTTATCTGCGCAGCGCACGTTTCAACCGCCGTTCCTAATTTTCTGATTATGGAGAGCAACTATTGGAAATGGGCCCACCAGTATCCCTACTTTGTGAATAACGTGCCCACACCAGTCGATGGTCACGTCAGGGCCCCGGAAACCCCGGGGATCGGCGCCGAAATCAAACCAGAGCTGTTCAAAAACGGTGACGCAATCGTCAAGACTGTAGCAAGTGTCTGAAGTGTGACATTAGGCATATCATTCTTTGCTGCCTGAAAATGGTACGGGATAATCTACCGGCTGCGGACTTCTTCGAGCGCCTGGTCGAAAGTGACAACACGGCCACCATGCTGCTGGCGGTAGAGTTCGGCATCATCCTTTGACGCGAAGGCGACCAGGGCGGGCAGGCAGCGATCGTAGACGCGCATCTCAACTCCCTGGCCGGGCATGCGATGGATAGCAGGGTCGTGGCGTGTGCAATACTGCACGTCGCCGCCCGTGTCGTAAAATGCCGAACGCGCGGGAATCGGGCGACCGCTGTTGAAGTCAGTAGCAAATTCTTTACGCGCTTCTCCCGGGTTGTTGATGATGTGGTGCATAGCACAGGCGGGGCAGCAGGCGAAAATAGTACCGTGGGCGGTCTCGATCCTGAACCCGGTCTGGTTGGAGATCGTGCGGCCGCAAATCTGGCACTCGGACGGCTGTTTTGGCGTTGTGGTACGGTGAATGACGAAACCTGCGACGATGGCAAGCGCCACAATTAAGACAGTAATTGAGAGCTGTTTCCCTCTCATGACTTTCTCCTAGGATTGTCTTTTATTGTACCACTCGGGAGATTCGCCACTGAACAACCAGCCGGAGACGAAGAGTCATTGCTTCACAATTGATCGAATAATGTCTGTATCATGTGGATTACAGGGACGTTCCTCATGTCACCTGGTCGTCGGCGGTCTGCCATGCACGAAGCCATCCCCACCTTGGTTGATAGCCTTTAAGGGCCATGGACAGAACTGGCACAAGTAGCGACAAGAGGGTGTTTGGAGATGGTCAAGCCGCCCGTCTCCTTCACTTCAGCTCCGTGGCTTGGTGAGAACGAGGCCGACGGAATTGCCTCGCCGGTAGCATTGCTGCTCGTTCATCATTTCAATTTCGTTAAGGTGTATCCTTACCGAGCGCGTCAACGGTTCTTTTCCGTGGATTCTTTTGACAAATTTTCGTGAATCGCCGCAAGAGCTTCCGCTTCTTTGGCCTGCGTTGTATATAGGCGCGCCCAGTTCTCGCAATGGTGGGCTGCCAAGCTTGGCGCCCCCGGATGCTTGGAGGCGTTGAGTTGAGGATAGGCAGCCGCCATTTCCTGGTGTTCTTTAGCTTGTTGAAGCAGGCGTTGCACCTGCTGACGATAGTAAGTTGATAGTTGCTCGTGGTCTGAAGGCGTTTCGGCATGGGCGATAAGCCAAACGAGTTGTTTCTGTGTCAATTTGACATGTTTTGCTTTTACGTTTTGCGCCCCGGCGGCACTCAGAAAAGAAAGAAAAAGCGCTACCAATGTCATGGCCGAGCTTAACCTAAAAGCTGCATTCGTCTTCATCGAATTGCCCTCCTCTTCATCACGTTGTTCTCCTAATTACCAACCCGGTTGAGTAGCCTCCTGTGTTTTTACCCTGGCCACTCGATTCCTTTAGCTCTTCGTTCTTTCGGAACACAGATCCCATTTCCATCCGGCGTCTGCCGTAGGTGGACGAAAAAAGTATCATTCCTCCTCGCTTGCATCCTGAGAACGCCGCAGCGTGCCGCGACGGAGGGCGCGTTCTTTCATCATGGCGAAGAACACCGGAACGAGAATCAGTACGTGAATGGTTGACGTCACCATGCCGCCAACGATTGGCGCAGCGATAGGCTTCATAACGTCTGACCCTACGCCGGATTCCCACAGAATTGGTATCAGGCTGGCCAGTACCACGCTGACGGTCATGAGCTTGGGTCGCAGGCGCATGACTGCACCTTCAATCGCGGCGGCTTCGATGCCCTCGTGCACAACCGGCGCAGCTGAGGTGAGGCGCTTGTCGAGCGCTTCGTGCAGATAGACGACCATCACCACGCCGGTTTCAATCGCAATACCAAACAGCGCGATGTATCCCACCCAGACCGCGACGCTGAACTCGTAGCCGAGTAGCCGTTGCAGAATCAGGCCTCCGGTCAAGGCGTAGAACGTTGGGAGGATCAGGATAACGGCTTCAGTGACAGAACCGAAGATCATGTAGAGCAACAGGAAAATGACGAAGAACACAATGGGGAGGATCAGTTCAAGCCGCTTCTTGGCGCGGACCTCAAACTCGTATTCACCGGACCAGCGGTAGGAAGTGCCCTGGGGCAGATGCAATTTTTCGCGAAGGGCAGCATCCGCCTTTTGAACAAAGCCGCCGTAGTCGCTGGTATTCAAGTCCACATAGACGTAACCGGTCAATTCCGCGTCTTCATCGCGAATGGTTGCCGGGCCGCGCGAGTAGGAGATGTTCGCTACTTCATTCACGGGAACCTGTGCGCCCGTAGGCGTGGCGAGGAGCACTCGTCCGAGCATGTCCAGATTGTCGCGGAAGTCGCGACTGTAGCGGACGTTTATCGGATAACGTTCGCGTCCTTGAACGTTGACTGCAATATTCTCACCCCCAATTCCGGACGTCACGGCGCGCTGCACATCTGCCACCGTCAGGCCGTAACGCGCCGCCTGCGCGCGATTTACCTGAATGTTCACGTAGAAGCCCTGCGAGACGCGTTCCGCGAACACTGAACGCACTCCATCGAGGCCCGAGAGCAGGTTCTCGACTCGTTCGCCGGCCTGCTGAATGTCTGCAACAGTTGGCCCCTGTATTTTCAGGCCGACAGGGGTTTTTATTCCGGTGAGTTCCATGTCCAACCGGTTTTGGATCGGCATCGTCCAGGTGTTGGTGAGGCCTGGAAATTGCAGCCTGACGTCCATTTCCTGGACCAGTTTCGAGTAGGTCATGCCCACAGGCCACTCCGACCGTGGTTTCAGGACGATAGTGGTGTCAAACATGGAGAGCGGCGCATTGTCCGTTGCGCTGTCAGACCGGCCTACAGCCCCCATGACGGTTTCAACTTCAGGGAAGGACCTGATGATCCGGTCCTGCTCCTGCATCAGGTTGGAGGCCTGCGTAATTGAAATGCCTGGGTATGCCGTCGGCATGTACAAAGTGT is part of the Acidobacteriota bacterium genome and encodes:
- a CDS encoding sulfite exporter TauE/SafE family protein, which encodes MVSFELLFPVSVLAGFIGAMGGMGGGIILIPALTFFGVDIKHAIAISILSVIATSSGSASAYVRDHITNLKVGMFLEMFTIAGAIAGARITLASSPRPLFVIFGLVLLASWVALLMGKQLSRQKPEQQDVFTRWLELEGSYPDFVTGKTVEYKARRAYLGAPLMFGAGIVSGLLGIGAGAVKVLIHDLVMGLPPKVSTTTSNLIIGVTALAGTSVYLAAGLINPGLAVPVILGVVAGAFAGTRVLVRLTNRSVQLFFLVILLVLAVEMIARGVRGI
- a CDS encoding DUF1634 domain-containing protein, whose protein sequence is MGTPESSTRTGSLREARQFEMDTLVGVILQDGVLLSLGLIITGLFWRWHRTGGVALDYQIAGTNLFEFVTGEIRLAVHGTVRPRLLVNLGIAVLMLTPFIRVAASVVYFMGVLRNWKYTFFTAVVLIVLTYSLFLR
- a CDS encoding phosphoglycerate dehydrogenase — encoded protein: MKALFLESIHEAAAAPFIRDGYEVKTLQGSLDESTLIKEVKDVGVLGIRSKTKVTARVLDAAPRLLVVGAFCIGTDQIDLSACSDRGIAVFNDPHSNTRSVAELVLGEIVMLARRVFEGSVALHQGSWQKSAAGCHEVRGLTVGIVGYGKIGSQLSDLAQSIGMKVIFNDVTEVLARGNAKKVSFEELLEKSDFVTLHVDGRPHNRGFFGAEEFRLMKDGAYFLNLSRGFVVDHEALAENLRSGKLKGAAIDVFPNEPKAKGGAFSDSLQNLPNVILTPHIGGSTEEAQLHIAHLVSVRLHRYVEAGDTVLSVNFPHCRLERAPENHRLVHIHRNQPGMLLAINKVIGDRGINVERQVLDTKREIGYALLDINQEWDPGLISALESIPHTIRSRAIY
- a CDS encoding iron-containing alcohol dehydrogenase; this translates as MEREYAFEMVTSGIRFGAGVTRELGAELSDLGKRHVLVFTDPNLRKLPPVATVLESLSADKIRFSVFDRVRIEPTDESFKQAIAAAQSDDFDAFVAVGGGSTMDTAKAANLYSCYPADFLEYVNPPIGRGQPVPGPLKPLIAIPTTAGTGSETTGVAICDLESLHAKTGIAHRRLKPTIGLVDPENTRTLPPEVAASSGLDVLSHAIESFTALPYLERPRPERPIMRPAYQGSNPISDVWSLEALRLTAACLKRAVADPGDDEARASMLLASSYAGIGFGNAGVHLPHGMSYPVSGLVRNFRPRGYDVDHPLAPHGISVILNAPAVYRFTAQACPERHLKAAEILGAKVAGAKLEDAGRILADQVVKFMHDLKVPNGLRELGYGTSDIPALVEGTLPQHRVTKLSPRPASADDLAELFSNAMTAW
- a CDS encoding mandelate racemase/muconate lactonizing enzyme family protein, whose amino-acid sequence is MTDNSTTRRKFLGQAGVGSLAAVGMGALSPSTMEARGRTESMKIIRIEAVTFRRDLHIGGGSGSRDDGAEFMWVRLHTDKGITGTGETYPWNNGQVGALEDYSRELKLIGRDPRDIEGVWRDFYFQMAMRNAGGADMRLLSALNMAQLDILGQAAGLPLYRVLGGKTRERVRVYNTTTDYWAINNMKMGPDTMKIVRFLLDRGITAMKIYPFRAPEKYLSNHALEQGMKWIRDIHDGVGNRMDICVDCWGNFDLPSAARIAKALEPYNIMYLEDVMVNTNADTYAALAAKTSVPLNMSETLATRYEYRRFFERKACSVAMYDLCWCGGPTEAKKIADMADAYSIPTSPHTCGGPLLFICAAHVSTAVPNFLIMESNYWKWAHQYPYFVNNVPTPVDGHVRAPETPGIGAEIKPELFKNGDAIVKTVASV